Proteins from a genomic interval of Pectinophora gossypiella chromosome 4, ilPecGoss1.1, whole genome shotgun sequence:
- the LOC126366418 gene encoding uncharacterized protein LOC126366418 yields MKSTEMERPSTEDPPVTNTATPAVAAAAVTDRIDTAAPLVTEQPGGGSTETSTTTGTSSGTTTTTTGTTDDTDRTTGESNTEDSVQNETLRPGSVVRAPSAPHSTASKKRRLALLKAKEELLKKEVELAAARIATLAEESDDDTDIEIASVSDVRTRTKTWVDQHSTLAPPLPTNIAPLTITGEYRTTVEEKPSQTQHSHATPINKGAKHSIAAPTTQGGCISTPVTAGEHVIAKQPSIEITQLAQAITLAARSACPTPRSTFELPTYSGSHTEWLSFYAAYTATAPSYSDQENLVRLRKSLKGMAKETVESLLMYNANPTDVMKTLQLRFGRPDAIAHTELDRLRALPRLSDSAKEVCVFATRVNNIVATLRALRKQQYLYNPEITKLTIDKLTPTIRYRWYDFAAEQSEDDADLLKLARFLEREAERCGPYAQPERDTASSQTQRTAPGAVQIRKQTQQRTYSTTEKDKTACPVCDKTGHTAVKCQQFTDANTDKRWEMAKNKSLCFRCLTRRTLKHECKARTCNTNQCNRTHHPMLHFLKREVPEEKTETVSTAWTTRRTHTFLKILPVKVSGPQGDVDTFALLDDGSTVTLVDADITNQVGIKGPSDPLRIEALSTDIGVRKSQRVTLTLHGATNTFDTHARTIENLQLSPQRIENDDLTECHHLSDIALQLVYEATPKILIGQDNWELLLATETRRGARHQPVASLTPLGWVLHGAHTRTIGHRINYITAPTPEDSMDEQLRQYFAIESLAIEQKRPQSDPEQRALNILAERTTRSDDGRYITSLLWHTDNASMPDNYNNAYNRLLSTEKKIDKDPLLKQKYNEQMEALIEKGYAEPAPSTKTANRTWYLPHFPVLNAMKPGKVRVVHDAAAKTQGVSLNDYLLTGPDLLQSLPGVLMRLRQHKYAVSADIKEMFMQVKIREQDRDALRYLWRGDNRGDTTPREYRMTSLIFGAKSSPATAIYIKNSNAERYKVTDPDAYDAIVRNHYVDDYLQSFETIEQAVATSNRVREIHSEAHYELRQWTSNSQEVLTALSEPSTTTQSVSLDENTKTERILGLIWKPYSDELAFNLDLARLPQDVLNRKQPTKREALKIVMSLFDPLGLASPVTSKAKQLLQEVWRRNIEWDQPIDTDLAAQWTEWIEHLKKLTHVAIPRCHLHYSDASNMQLHVFVDASETAFAAALYWRIQSPEGHVTTSLVLGKAKVAPLKVTSIPRLELQAAVMGSRMAATVIEEHDRKPSSVTYWSDSRTVLTWLKTGARSYKPYVAHRIAAIEEVSKLNEWRWVPTKLNVADDATRDVPSDFDVQHRWFRGPEFLRDDPTTWPAEKPPHIENTGEERLHYTTHRSVTTTTLTTALPDSNRFSKWERLLRATARVLQFIALCRRSADEKVNYKRTAKVRETDSTWGRKYRTATPRPTKQRDDSYRKFIPLDARYSKEAEALLVRASQQQSFKSEIDTLQKGGNIPHSSRLRPIAVELVNGVIQLKSRINAATDITPQTRAPAVIDGDNHVTKLYVEYIHRRLHHASVEATINECRQYYWILRLRPIARMLIHRCLPCRIRRSTPPRPPTGNHPPTRLAHHQRPFTYTGLDYFGPLTVTVGRGTQKRYVALFTCLTTRAVHLEIAASLTTDSAIMALRRMIARRGCPTEIWSDNGTNLQGADKELRKTIDRATEEEATHRKISWRFIPPAPPFMGGAWERLVRSVKTALYTVLERTSPSEEVLHTLLAEVEYTVNSRPLTHVSVDPADPEALTPNHFLLGGTAREGPPGTFDDSDLSNRTQWRASQRLADLFWTRWMREYLPELQNRREPHGEGTVKMGDVVLITDNTLPRNVWPRGIITATYPGTDNIVRVVDVKTKGGTLRRPVKKLLVLYSPQPPPIANQ; encoded by the coding sequence ACGTACGCACACGCACAAAGACGTGGGTGGACCAGCACTCAACGCTGGCCCCCCCGCTGCCCACCAACATAGCACCCTTAACTATAACGGGTGAATACAGAACCACAGTAGAAGAAAAACCGTCGCAAACTCAACACAGTCACGCGACACCTATAAACAAGGGGGCAAAACACAGCATAGCGGCACCCACTACACAAGGTGGATGCATCTCAACTCCCGTCACGGCGGGAGAACATGTGATCGCCAAACAACCATCGATAGAAATTACACAGTTAGCACAAGCGATCACGTTAGCTGCGCGATCAGCGTGTCCCACACCGCGCAGCACCTTCGAGCTTCCAACATACAGTGGATCTCACACAGAATGGCTGTCTTTCTACGCAGCCTACACAGCGACAGCTCCATCCTACTCCGACCAGGAGAACTTAGTACGCCTGCGGAAGAGCCTGAAGGGAATGGCGAAAGAAACGGTTGAAAGTCTTCTCATGTACAACGCGAACCCCACCGACGTAATGAAGACACTACAGCTTCGATTCGGCCGCCCCGACGCTATAGCTCACACCGAGCTCGACCGCCTCCGAGCTCTACCGCGCCTCAGCGACTCAGCCAAAGAAGTATGCGTATTTGCGACGAGGGTAAACAACATTGTGGCCACACTACGCGCCCTCCGAAAACAACAGTACCTGTATAACCCCGAGATAACTAAGCTCACTATAGACAAACTGACACCGACAATACGCTATAGATGGTACGACTTCGCGGCTGAGCAATCAGAAGACGACGCCGACCTACTGAAACTCGCAAGGTTCCTCGAACGCGAGGCTGAACGCTGTGGACCGTACGCGCAACCAGAGCGCGACACAGCTTCATCACAAACACAGCGGACAGCACCCGGCGCCGTCCAAATTCGAAAACAGACACAACAGCGTACTTACTCCACGACGGAAAAGGATAAGACAGCGTGCCCCGTATGCGACAAGACGGGACACACGGCGGTAAAATGTCAACAATTCACCGACGCGAACACAGACAAACGATGGGAAATGGCAAAAAACAAGTCACTATGTTTTCGATGCCTCACTCGACGCACTCTCAAACATGAGTGCAAAGCCCGAACATGCAACACCAACCAGTGCAACCGCACTCATCACCCTATGCTACATTTCCTGAAAAGAGAGGTCCCCGAAGAGAAAACAGAAACAGTCAGCACGGCATGGACGACGAGAAGAACTCACACCTTCTTAAAAATCCTCCCTGTCAAAGTCTCCGGTCCACAAGGCGATGTCGACACCTTCGCCTTACTCGACGACGGGTCCACAGTCACCCTAGTCGACGCCGACATCACCAACCAAGTCGGCATAAAGGGACCGAGCGACCCGCTACGCATAGAAGCCCTCTCAACCGACATAGGAGTCAGGAAATCACAGCGTGTAACACTCACGCTACACGGGGCGACTAACACCTTCGACACGCATGCCCGGACGATAGAAAACCTACAGCTCTCACCGCAACGCATCGAAAACGACGACCTCACCGAGTGCCACCACTTGTCCGACATCGCTCTACAACTAGTCTACGAGGCGACACCGAAGATACTAATAGGACAGGACAACTGGGAGCTACTCCTCGCAACCGAAACAAGAAGAGGGGCGCGGCATCAACCGGTCGCCTCCCTCACCCCTCTCGGCTGGGTGCTACACGGCGCACACACGCGCACTATAGGACATCGAATCAACTACATTACCGCACCCACACCCGAAGATAGTATGGACGAACAACTTCGTCAGTACTTCGCCATCGAGTCTCTCGCTATAGAACAGAAAAGGCCACAAAGCGACCCCGAACAGCGTGCGCTCAACATACTCGCCGAACGCACTACACGTAGCGACGACGGTCGTTACATAACGTCGCTACTGTGGCACACAGACAACGCGTCTATGCCCGACAACTACAATAACGCGTACAACCGCCTACTGTCTACAGAAAAAAAGATAGATAAAGATCCACTACTTAAACAGAAATACAACGAACAGATGGAAGCGCTTATAGAAAAGGGCTATGCCGAGCCCGCTCCGAGTACCAAAACAGCCAATAGAACTTGGTACTTACCTCATTTCCCCGTTCTCAACGCAATGAAACCGGGAAAAGTACGCGTCGTACACGATGCCGCAGCTAAAACGCAAGGTGTATCACTCAACGACTACCTGCTCACCGGTCCCGACTTACTACAGTCTCTACCGGGGGTACTCATGCGCCTCCGCCAGCACAAGTACGCCGTGTCCGCCGACATCAAGGAAATGTTCATGCAAGTCAAGATACGTGAACAAGATCGGGACGCCCTCCGCTACCTCTGGCGAGGCGACAATAGAGGCGACACGACTCCCCGAGAGTATCGCATGACATCACTCATCTTCGGAGCAAAGTCATCACCTGCGACAGCAATCTACATAAAGAATAGCAACGCCGAGCGGTACAAAGTCACAGACCCGGACGCGTACGACGCAATAGTCCGCAATCACTACGTCGATGACTATCTACAGAGCTTCGAGACAATAGAACAGGCCGTAGCTACGTCGAACAGAGTACGCGAGATACACAGCGAAGCACACTACGAGCTACGACAATGGACCTCAAACTCGCAGGAGGTTCTCACAGCACTCTCGGAGCCATCGACGACAACTCAGTCAGTCTCACTCGACGAAAACACGAAGACCGAACGGATACTAGGTCTCATCTGGAAGCCGTACAGCGACGAGTTAGCCTTCAACCTCGACCTAGCACGTCTGCCACAAGACGTGCTAAACAGAAAACAACCCACCAAGCGTGAGGCGCTCAAAATAGTCATGTCATTGTTCGACCCTCTCGGTCTCGCTTCGCCTGTCACATCTAAGGCGAAACAACTCCTTCAAGAAGTATGGAGAAGAAACATCGAATGGGACCAGCCGATCGACACTGACCTCGCCGCACAATGGACGGAGTGGATAGAACATCTCAAGAAGCTAACCCACGTCGCGATACCCAGATGTCACTTACATTACAGCGACGCTAGTAACATGCAACTACATGTTTTCGTCGACGCTAGTGAAACAGCCTTCGCCGCCGCGTTATACTGGCGCATACAGTCGCCGGAGGGACACGTGACTACATCACTGGTCTTGGGGAAGGCCAAAGTCGCACCGCTCAAAGTCACGTCAATCCCACGCCTCGAACTACAAGCGGCCGTCATGGGCAGTCGTATGGCCGCGACTGTAATAGAAGAACACGATCGAAAACCATCGTCAGTCACGTATTGGTCCGATAGCCGCACAGTACTCACCTGGCTAAAAACGGGCGCTCGCTCGTACAAACCGTATGTCGCACATCGAATCGCGGCAATAGAGGAGGTCAGCAAGCTAAACGAGTGGCGTTGGGTTCCAACTAAACTCAACGTCGCCGACGACGCGACCCGCGATGTACCAAGTGACTTCGATGTACAACACAGATGGTTCAGAGGCCCGGAATTCTTACGTGACGACCCAACTACGTGGCCTGCGGAGAAGCCACCACATATAGAAAACACCGGCGAAGAGAGACTGCACTATACAACACACAGAAGTGTCACCACAACGACACTAACAACAGCGCTCCCGGACAGTAATAGATTTTCGAAATGGGAACGCCTACTGCGAGCCACCGCTCGCGTCCTTCAGTTTATAGCTCTATGCCGCCGCAGCGCTGACGAGAAAGTCAACTACAAACGTACGGCGAAAGTCAGAGAAACAGACAGCACATGGGGGCGAAAATATAGAACCGCCACGCCCCGGCCTACAAAACAGAGGGACGACAGCTACAGAAAATTCATCCCACTAGATGCCCGATATAGCAAGGAGGCCGAAGCCCTCCTAGTGCGCGCCAGTCAACAACAGTCGTTCAAGAGCGAAATAGACACTCTGCAGAAAGGGGGCAACATACCCCATTCGAGCCGACTACGTCCTATCGCGGTCGAACTAGTCAACGGCGTGATTCAACTTAAATCACGTATAAACGCGGCGACGGACATAACACCACAGACACGAGCGCCGGCGGTCATCGACGGCGACAACCACGTAACAAAACTATACGTGGAGTACATACATCGACGCCTACATCACGCGAGCGTCGAAGCTACGATCAACGAATGCCGCCAGTACTATTGGATCCTACGCTTGCGTCCAATCGCACGCATGCTCATACATAGATGTCTGCCCTGCCGCATACGACGGTCGACACCACCGCGACCACCGACGGGTAACCACCCGCCGACCCGACTAGCGCACCATCAACGCCCTTTCACATACACTGGGCTTGATTACTTCGGCCCCCTCACGGTCACAGTGGGCAGAGGGACACAAAAGAGGTACGTCGCACTGTTCACGTGCCTCACAACACGCGCCGTACACCTAGAAATCGCCGCCTCACTAACGACAGATTCGGCGATTATGGCACTACGACGCATGATCGCGCGCCGTGGGTGCCCTACAGAAATTTGGTCCGACAATGGGACGAATCTACAAGGCGCCGACAAGGAGCTTCGCAAAACTATAGACAGagcgacagaagaagaagccaCACACAGAAAAATCAGCTGGCGTTTCATACCCCCCGCCCCCCCCTTCATGGGCGGAGCATGGGAACGTCTCGTGCGGAGTGTGAAAACGGCTCTATACACCGTACTAGAACGAACGAGCCCGTCCGAAGAGGTCCTACACACCTTACTCGCCGAAGTGGAATACACGGTCAACAGCCGTCCACTCACACACGTCTCCGTGGACCCCGCGGACCCAGAAGCACTCACTCCGAACCATTTTTTGCTCGGCGGCACTGCCCGCGAGGGCCCGCCGGGCACTTTCGATGACAGCGACTTATCCAACAGAACCCAGTGGAGAGCCTCTCAACGACTCGCCGACCTATTCTGGACTCGTTGGATGCGAGAGTACCTCCCCGAGCTCCAAAACCGGCGGGAGCCACACGGCGAAGGAACAGTAAAAATGGGTGACGTCGTGCTCATTACCGACAACACGCTACCACGAAACGTATGGCCCCGCGGAATAATCACCGCTACCTACCCTGGAACGGACAACATAGTACGAGTCGTCGATGTCAAGACGAAGGGGGGGACACTTAGAAGACCCGTCAAGAAATTATTGGTTCTCTACTCCCCGCAACCCCCACCAATCGCGAACCAATAA